GGTAGGCGCGGCGATTGCTGCTGCAGTGGGTGTCGCAGCCCCTCAGGCTGCCATGGCCGACATCATCACTGCCGATTGGGATGGCCTGTTCACCATGCTGGATTCCACTGGTGCTGCACTCGATAATGGTAGCCTGCCCAAGGGTACCAACCGATTCCAGACCCCGGTCAACGGTACCATCCAGTTCGACACCGATACCGGCACTGGCAGTGCGACGCTGGTGCCCTTCGATTTTTTCAACGGTTCCCTTCCGGCCGAAGCCGTGGGCATTGAGTTCCAGGCCATCGGTGATGGCATGGGCGGTGAGGGCTCGCTGGTGCTGGGGAACATGCTGTTCAACTGGAACGGCAACACCGGTATCCCGGTTTCCATCGTACTGGACGCGGCTGGCTTCTTCGGCGGCATGCAGGCTGGTTTGATCGGAGACGGCGACCTGACCCAGGCTGAGGTCGCGGGCTTCGGTGCGACTCCGGCCTCCGACGGCACGTACACTAATGGTACTTATGGTTATCTGGGTGTCGGCCCGGTACCGATCGCAACCACTGAGTGGAATACCAGCTTTGCCCCTGGCTGTAGTCTGGGCGATTGCGAGGGAGTAAGTCCTTCCGGTGCCTTGCCGCTGGTTGAGGATACTGACGCTAACCTGAACGAGTTCGCCCAGGGCGACGGTGTTGGTATCGGCGGCAATCCGATGGCCGATGGCCCTTTCCAAGGCTTCAACGC
This sequence is a window from Thiohalobacter thiocyanaticus. Protein-coding genes within it:
- a CDS encoding VPLPA-CTERM sorting domain-containing protein yields the protein MTMKKNLVGAAIAAAVGVAAPQAAMADIITADWDGLFTMLDSTGAALDNGSLPKGTNRFQTPVNGTIQFDTDTGTGSATLVPFDFFNGSLPAEAVGIEFQAIGDGMGGEGSLVLGNMLFNWNGNTGIPVSIVLDAAGFFGGMQAGLIGDGDLTQAEVAGFGATPASDGTYTNGTYGYLGVGPVPIATTEWNTSFAPGCSLGDCEGVSPSGALPLVEDTDANLNEFAQGDGVGIGGNPMADGPFQGFNANFDITAMTNIQVTPSAIPVPAAVWLFGSGLLGLVGVARRRKA